The following is a genomic window from Citrifermentans bemidjiense Bem.
CCCCGGCTCCTCCAGGTTCTACCTTTCGCTGCAGGACGACCTTTTGCGCATCTTCGGCTCCGAGCGCGTCTCCATGATCATGGACAAGCTGGGAATCGAGGAGGGTGAGGCCATCACCCACGGCCTCATCACCCGCGCCATCGAGAACGCGCAGAAAAAGGTCGAGGCGCACAACTTCGAGATCAGGAAGCACCTGATCGAGTACGACGACGTCATGAACAAGCAGCGCGAGGTGATCTACACCCAGAGAAAAGAGATTCTCGCCGGGAACGAGATCCGGGACAGCTTCACCGGGATGATGGAGGAGACCGTCGGCGACATCGTCTCCGCCTACGTCATCGACCGGACCCCCGCCCGCGAGTGGGATTGGCAGGGGATCACCGACAGCGTGCAGAAGGTGTTCGGCTTCCATCTGGACCTCACCCCGGACCTGATGGACCGGATCACGCCGGTGAACTTCGAGGAGACCCTGAGGACCACCGCCCGCGAGCGTTTCCAGCAGCGGCTGACCGAGTTCGGCGACGACCTGATGGACCACCTGATCAAGGTGATCATGCTCCAGGTCATCGACGCCCAGTGGAAGGACCACCTCCTTTCCATCGACCACCTGAAAGAGGGGATCGGGCTGCGCGGCTACGGCCAGAAGGATCCCAAGCAGGAGTACAAGAGGGAAGCCTACAAGCTCTTCATGGACATGATGCTGCGCATCAGGGAAGAGGTGGTGGAGAAGATCTTCTGGGTGCAGGTGGGAAGCGAAGAAGAGATGGAGCAGTTCGAACTGGAGCAGCCCCAGCAGCGGATGGTCTTCAACCTGGTGGACGAGGAGGCCGCGTCGGCGCCCGCGCAGATGCCCTCCAAGAGCAAGAGGAGCGCGGGTAGAAACGATCCCTGCCCCTGCGGTTCCGGCCAGAAGTACAAAAAGTGCTGCGGCAAGTAATGAAAACAGAGATGAAGCAGATTGAGAGGTGAAGCAGATTGAGAATAAACAGATTGAGATTGAGAAAAACCGTAAACAAGATGGTGATTTTTCGACAAAATCTGGGATGTTCTTAAGCTTTACCTTTATCTTTATCTCTATCTTTATCTGCCTTTAGGAGTTCGCATGAAAGGTTTTCGCTTTTCCGCCGTTGAGGCGGCCATCAAGAAGCCAGGTCGCCTCGATCTGGCGCTTATATTCTCCGACCTGCCGGCCAAGGTCGCCGCGGTCTACACCACCAATAAGGTCCAGGCGGCTCCGGTCATAATTTCGCGCGAGCGCTCCGAAAACGGCTCCTGCCGCGCTCTTTTGGTCAACTCCGGCAACGCCAACGCCTGCACCGGCGAACAGGGGATGCTGGACGCGCTGGAATGCGGACGCAAAACGGCGGAGGCCCTCGGGCTTCCGGACGAGGAGTTGCTGATCGCCTCGACCGGGGTCATCGGGCAGCAGCTCCCCATGGACCGTTTCCGCAAGGGAATCCAGCCCCTGGTCGATCAACTCGACCACGGCACCCTGGAGGACGTGGCGACCGCCATCATGACCACCGACACCTTCGCGAAGATCGAGCGGCGCGAGGGGGAGGCGGGTGGAACGCCATACAGCATCTGGGGCATAGCCAAGGGTGCCGGGATGATCCAGCCCAACATGGCCACCATGCTCTCATTCCTGGTGACCGACGCTGCCGTGGACGGCGCTTTCTTGAAGAGCGCCTTCGCCGAGGCGGTGGACGGCTCTTATAACGCCATCACGGTGGACGGCGATACCTCCACCAACGACACGGCGCTCGTCATCGCCAACGGCGCGGCGGCAAACCCGGTGATCAAGGGGGGGACCCCGGAAGGGGACGCCTTCCGCGCCCTTTTGCACGACCTCCTCTTGTCGCTTGCCAAGCTGATCGTGAAAGACGGCGAGGGTGCCACCAAGTTCGTCGAGATCAGGGTCAAGGGGGCGGCCACCAACGCCGACGCGAAGACCGCCGCACTCGCCGTCGCCAACTCCCTGCTGGTGAAGACCGCCTTTTTCGGCCAGGACGCCAACTGGGGGAGGATCATCGCCGCGGTCGGCTACTCCGGCGCCAGCGTGGAGCAGCAGCAGGTGGAGATCCGCTTCGACGACGTGGTGATGGCTTCCGGCGGGATCTTCGCCGGCGGCGACGCCGAGGCGGCCGGCACCCGCGTGCTGCAGCAAAAGGAGTTCAAGGTCACCATCGACCTGAAGCTGGGAAGCGGGGAAGCCGCGGTCTACACCAGCGATCTCTCCTACGACTACGTGCGCATCAACGCCGATTACAGGACCTAGAGGCTGAAAAAATCCCCCTTTGGGGGTACCGGCACCGATCGCAACTGCCGGCATTTAATTCGGGAATCGCTGCTGGAGGCACCATGAATCGCACCACGCTTTTCACCACAGTCGCCGCTATCCTTTTTATCCTTCTCGCAGGCTTCAGCCAGTCGCACGCCGCCGACCTGAAGATCACCGAGATGGCGGTAACCACCAAGATCGTCAAGGGAAACCCCATCGACTCGGTGCGGCGCATCTCTTCCGCTTCGGTGAAAGCGCTCTATTGCTTCACCCGCTTTTCGGCCCCCGAGGACACCGACACCACGATCAAGCAGCTCTGGTACCTGAACGACGAGGTGGTCGCCGAGTACGAGCTCCCGGTGAAAGGGGCGCACTGGCGCACCTACAGCCGCAAGGTGGTGGAGAAGGGGCTTTCGGGGGAGTGGCGCTGCGACGCGGTTGACGGCGAGGGAAAGGTGCTGAAATCGGTCAACTTCAGGATGAACTAGCCCCCCGCGGGAGCTATCGCGTAATCAGAGCCTTCAACCCCGTTTCTCGGCGAGCCATGCCTTTTTTCAGAAAAATCATCTGTAGCCTCCTACTCGTCCTCTGCGCCACCAGCGGCTATGCCGCCGACCTCGCCAGGATCGACGCGCTGATCGGCGACGCCATAGGCCGCAACCTCATCGCCGGCGGCGTGGTACTGGTCGGGAGCCGGGACAGAATCCTCTTCGAGAAGGCCTATGGCCGGATCTCCCCCCTCCCCGACGCCCCCCTCATGGCGGTCGACACCATCTTCGACATCGCTTCCCTCACCAAGGTCGCAGCAACCACCCCGTCGGTCCTGAAACTCGCCGAAGAGGGGAGGATCTCGCTGATCGATCCCGTGGTGAAATGGTTTCCGGAGATGGCCGGGCATGGCAAGGATTCCATCCTGGTGCTGCACCTGCTCACCCACACCTCAGGGCTCGATGACGTGCAGCTTTACGGGGATAGCCCGATCCGCTCGGCCATAGAGGGCGCCGCCACCCAGAAGCTCAAGGGGGAGGTGGGTAGCCGCTTCCGGTACGCAGACCTCAACTTCATTCTCCTGGCGGAACTGGTGCGCAGGGCGACCGGCGCTCCCCTGGACGTCTACACCCAGGCCTCCTTCTACCGCCCGCTCGGCATGACCGATACCTGCTTCAATCCCAAGAGGGAAGGGCGCTTCTGCGCTACCCTGACCGAGGGGCGCATCCTCATGGGAGAGGTGCAGGACCCGCTCTGCAGGCAGTTGGGCGGAGTGGCGGGGCACGCGGGGCTCTTCTCCACGGCGCGCGACCTGGGCAGGCTTTGCCGCATGATGTTGGGGGGAGGGACCCTCGACGGCAGGCGGGTGCTGGCGGCGAGGACCGTGGACCAGATGACCGCCCCCTACTTCTCGCGCGGCGGCGGCGTGGTGCGGGGCCTGGGCTGGGACATCTCCTCCCCGTTCTCTTCTCCGCGCGGCAACGGCTTCTCCAGGATATCCTTCGGCCACACCGGCTATTCGGGAACCTCTATCTGGATCGACCCGGCGTCAGACACCTTCGTGATACTTCTGACCGCCCGGCTGGACTACAAGAACACCCACGAGTTCAACAAGCTCAGAGGCGATCTTTCCACCGTGGCATCGCAGCTATTCGGCATTCCGCCCGAGCTTGGAGAGATGGCCAGATTCAATGACGAGTAATTAATAGAAAAGGGCAAATACCTTGACACGTTGTACCCTTTATGCTAGCTTTTTCTACCGTTTTGCATGAAACTGGATCACTTTGCGCTCAGTTGTGAACTGTCATTTCTTTCTGTCCTGTCAAAAGACAAATTCTTTGTATCAGCACTTCGATTGCATTGCCTGTCTTAGCCGGACTATTCGACTTTTCTGTGCCAAATTAACTCCTGACAATAAGCTTTCAAAGTAGCGGAGGGATAGATGGGCAATAGACTGCTCCTCGCCGATGACAGCATCACCATCCAGAAGGTTGTGGCAATTATATTTGCCAACGAGGAGTTCGAGCTAACCGTAGTCGACAACGGCACGGCTGCCCTTGAGAAGGCGCGGGAGGTAAACCCGGACGTGATGCTGGTCGACGCCCTGATGCCCGGCAAGACCGGGTACGAGGTCTGCGCCGAGATCCGCCGCGATCCCAAGCTCAACTCCGTACCGATCCTGCTCCTGATCGGCGCTTTCGAGCCGCTGGACGAGGAGAAGGCGCGCGACTGCGGCGCCGACGCTTCCATTTCTAAGCCGTTTGAGTCCCAGCAGCTGATCGACCGGGTGAAGGAGATGCTGGCCGTGGGGAAGTCCCGGAAGAGCGCGCCTATGCCCGCCGCGGCCCCCGCCGCCGACGCCGCCGAGGAGCTTTGGGGCGACCTTTCCTCTTTCGACAACATGCCTCCCGTGGAGGCTCCCGAGGCTGCATCTTTCCCCGATGCCGAGGCGGTCTGGGGAAACGTGTCGGCAGAGGCCGAGCCGGAGCCCATCGCAGCAGCACCCGCGGTATCCGTGGTCGCCGCTGCGGTGCAAGAGGAACTGGTGGAAGCGACGCAGGAGGACGATCTCTGGGGGGCCTTCGAGCTGGAGGAGGTTCAGGCCGCTCCGGCAGCACCTCCTGCCCAGCTTTTCGGGGTAGTGGAGCCGGAAGGGGAGTTCGAGGCCGAGGAGCTCTTCAGCTTCGACGAGGACGCCGAAGACATCGAAGAAACGGGCCCCGCCCTGGACCTGGAGCCCGAAGCGCAGGTAGAGGAATTGCCGGTCAGCATCAGCGAGGAGGAGTTCTTCGCCCTCGCCGAGGAGCCGGCTGCGGCAGCTGAAGCTGCTCCTGCCGCGGCAGCCGAG
Proteins encoded in this region:
- the argJ gene encoding bifunctional glutamate N-acetyltransferase/amino-acid acetyltransferase ArgJ, with product MKGFRFSAVEAAIKKPGRLDLALIFSDLPAKVAAVYTTNKVQAAPVIISRERSENGSCRALLVNSGNANACTGEQGMLDALECGRKTAEALGLPDEELLIASTGVIGQQLPMDRFRKGIQPLVDQLDHGTLEDVATAIMTTDTFAKIERREGEAGGTPYSIWGIAKGAGMIQPNMATMLSFLVTDAAVDGAFLKSAFAEAVDGSYNAITVDGDTSTNDTALVIANGAAANPVIKGGTPEGDAFRALLHDLLLSLAKLIVKDGEGATKFVEIRVKGAATNADAKTAALAVANSLLVKTAFFGQDANWGRIIAAVGYSGASVEQQQVEIRFDDVVMASGGIFAGGDAEAAGTRVLQQKEFKVTIDLKLGSGEAAVYTSDLSYDYVRINADYRT
- a CDS encoding DUF2914 domain-containing protein — translated: MNRTTLFTTVAAILFILLAGFSQSHAADLKITEMAVTTKIVKGNPIDSVRRISSASVKALYCFTRFSAPEDTDTTIKQLWYLNDEVVAEYELPVKGAHWRTYSRKVVEKGLSGEWRCDAVDGEGKVLKSVNFRMN
- a CDS encoding serine hydrolase domain-containing protein, with product MPFFRKIICSLLLVLCATSGYAADLARIDALIGDAIGRNLIAGGVVLVGSRDRILFEKAYGRISPLPDAPLMAVDTIFDIASLTKVAATTPSVLKLAEEGRISLIDPVVKWFPEMAGHGKDSILVLHLLTHTSGLDDVQLYGDSPIRSAIEGAATQKLKGEVGSRFRYADLNFILLAELVRRATGAPLDVYTQASFYRPLGMTDTCFNPKREGRFCATLTEGRILMGEVQDPLCRQLGGVAGHAGLFSTARDLGRLCRMMLGGGTLDGRRVLAARTVDQMTAPYFSRGGGVVRGLGWDISSPFSSPRGNGFSRISFGHTGYSGTSIWIDPASDTFVILLTARLDYKNTHEFNKLRGDLSTVASQLFGIPPELGEMARFNDE
- a CDS encoding response regulator, whose amino-acid sequence is MGNRLLLADDSITIQKVVAIIFANEEFELTVVDNGTAALEKAREVNPDVMLVDALMPGKTGYEVCAEIRRDPKLNSVPILLLIGAFEPLDEEKARDCGADASISKPFESQQLIDRVKEMLAVGKSRKSAPMPAAAPAADAAEELWGDLSSFDNMPPVEAPEAASFPDAEAVWGNVSAEAEPEPIAAAPAVSVVAAAVQEELVEATQEDDLWGAFELEEVQAAPAAPPAQLFGVVEPEGEFEAEELFSFDEDAEDIEETGPALDLEPEAQVEELPVSISEEEFFALAEEPAAAAEAAPAAAAEAEAFQFPEYDPFATVAEAVLEREAPAVAAPVAEPAKVPQSAAPVAAAAAAPAAPAELSEEQLVAALSKVSREVIERIVWEVVPDLAEVLIKEEIRKLRSGERG